A window from Micromonospora terminaliae encodes these proteins:
- a CDS encoding DUF4307 domain-containing protein has protein sequence MSETHATVAPGAPVFPPGRYGRRREPGRRRPILPVLVAVVLLALLGLVAARLYNQYGDPDYRAEVITYTGITDSSVVVDFRVTVPEGGSATCLLRARSHDGAEVGHVEATVTAPTGERHVRARQEVPTSARPFIGEVLRCRPAG, from the coding sequence GTGAGCGAGACGCACGCCACAGTCGCACCGGGTGCACCGGTCTTCCCGCCCGGCCGTTACGGCCGCCGCCGGGAGCCGGGGCGCCGCCGTCCGATCCTTCCCGTGCTGGTGGCGGTCGTCCTGCTGGCGCTCCTCGGGCTGGTCGCCGCACGCCTCTACAACCAGTACGGCGACCCGGACTACCGCGCCGAGGTGATCACCTACACCGGGATCACCGATTCCAGCGTGGTGGTCGACTTCCGGGTCACCGTGCCGGAGGGCGGCTCGGCGACCTGCCTGCTGCGGGCCCGCTCCCACGACGGCGCCGAGGTGGGCCACGTGGAGGCCACCGTGACGGCCCCGACCGGCGAGCGCCACGTCCGGGCCCGGCAGGAGGTGCCCACGAGCGCCCGGCCCTTCATCGGCGAGGTGCTGCGCTGCCGACCGGCCGGCTGA
- a CDS encoding 5-(carboxyamino)imidazole ribonucleotide synthase has protein sequence MDSRTGLPVVGMVGGGQLARMTHQAAIALGQSLRVLALAPDDGAALVAADVQYGDHTDLAALRTFAKGCDVVTFDHEHVPNAHIRTLTEEGVKLFPPAEALRHAQDKRVMRERLGELGAPNPAWRPVEAPADLLAFGAEIGWPVVLKAARGGYDGRGVWMVDDATQAEELATTLLAGGTPLIVEERVALRRELAVQVARSPFGQVAAYPVVETVQRDGICVEVLAPAPDLPEERAVAAQQLAIDLATALGVVGLLAVELFETPGGLVVNELAMRPHNSGHWTIEGARTSQFEQHLRAVLDYPMGDTSLTAPVVVMANVLGGEPGGISIDERLHHLFAAEPGAKVHLYGKQVRPGRKIGHVTVLGTDLDDVRARAARAARWLRDGQ, from the coding sequence ATGGATTCCCGTACCGGACTTCCTGTCGTCGGCATGGTGGGCGGTGGCCAGCTCGCCCGGATGACCCACCAGGCCGCCATCGCCCTCGGCCAGTCGCTGCGTGTGCTCGCGCTCGCCCCGGACGACGGGGCCGCCCTGGTCGCCGCCGACGTCCAGTACGGCGACCACACCGACCTCGCCGCCCTGCGCACCTTCGCCAAGGGGTGCGACGTGGTCACCTTCGACCACGAGCACGTGCCCAACGCGCACATCCGCACCCTGACCGAGGAGGGCGTGAAGCTCTTCCCGCCGGCCGAGGCGCTGCGCCACGCGCAGGACAAGCGGGTGATGCGCGAGCGTCTCGGTGAGCTGGGCGCGCCGAACCCGGCCTGGCGTCCGGTCGAGGCCCCGGCCGACCTGCTCGCGTTCGGCGCGGAGATCGGCTGGCCGGTGGTGCTCAAGGCCGCCCGCGGCGGGTACGACGGCCGGGGCGTCTGGATGGTGGACGACGCCACCCAGGCCGAGGAGCTGGCCACCACGCTGCTGGCCGGCGGCACCCCGCTGATCGTCGAGGAGCGGGTGGCCCTGCGCCGAGAGCTGGCCGTGCAGGTGGCCCGCTCGCCGTTCGGGCAGGTCGCCGCCTACCCGGTGGTGGAGACGGTGCAGCGGGACGGCATCTGCGTCGAGGTGCTCGCCCCGGCGCCCGACCTGCCCGAGGAGCGGGCGGTCGCCGCGCAGCAGCTCGCCATCGACCTGGCCACCGCGCTCGGCGTGGTCGGCCTGCTCGCCGTGGAGCTGTTCGAGACGCCCGGCGGCCTGGTGGTGAACGAACTGGCCATGCGGCCGCACAACTCCGGGCACTGGACCATCGAGGGGGCCCGGACCTCCCAGTTCGAGCAGCACCTGCGCGCCGTGCTCGACTACCCGATGGGGGACACCTCGCTCACCGCGCCGGTCGTGGTGATGGCCAACGTCCTGGGCGGCGAGCCCGGCGGCATCTCGATCGACGAGCGGCTGCACCACCTCTTCGCCGCCGAACCCGGGGCCAAGGTCCACCTCTACGGCAAGCAGGTGCGCCCCGGCCGCAAGATCGGACACGTCACCGTGCTCGGCACCGACCTGGACGACGTACGGGCCCGGGCGGCGCGCGCCGCCCGCTGGCTGCGCGACGGTCAGTGA
- a CDS encoding PadR family transcriptional regulator, whose amino-acid sequence MPDRPLNATAASLLGFLHDGPMTGWDLVTEAQQRIGAFWSLTQSQVYRELTAMAAAGLVRAGERGRRDRKPYEITEAGRRAFAEWAARPPADETIRFPLLLTVLFGRHLPPERLTGYLGVQRAAHAARLADYEAAAAALPPEADEIEPYAVATLRFGLAYERAVLEWFDALPEALRPADGGQAPVS is encoded by the coding sequence ATGCCCGACCGGCCGTTGAACGCCACCGCCGCCTCGCTGCTGGGCTTCCTGCACGACGGCCCGATGACCGGCTGGGACCTGGTCACCGAGGCCCAGCAGCGGATCGGGGCGTTCTGGTCGCTGACCCAGAGCCAGGTCTACCGGGAACTGACCGCCATGGCGGCGGCCGGGCTGGTCCGGGCCGGTGAGCGGGGCCGCCGCGACCGGAAGCCGTACGAGATCACCGAGGCCGGGCGCCGGGCGTTCGCCGAGTGGGCCGCCCGGCCCCCGGCGGACGAGACGATTCGCTTCCCGCTGCTGCTGACCGTGCTGTTCGGGCGGCACCTTCCCCCGGAGCGGCTCACCGGGTACCTGGGCGTCCAGCGGGCCGCCCATGCCGCACGGCTCGCCGACTACGAGGCCGCCGCCGCGGCGCTCCCCCCGGAGGCGGACGAGATCGAACCGTACGCGGTGGCCACGCTGCGCTTCGGGCTCGCGTACGAGCGGGCGGTGCTGGAGTGGTTCGACGCGCTGCCCGAGGCGCTGCGCCCCGCCGACGGGGGTCAGGCGCCGGTCAGCTGA
- the greA gene encoding transcription elongation factor GreA, whose translation MSTNDNEAPATWLSQDAYDRLQAELDEHIANRPVIAAEINARREEGDLRENGGYHAAREEQGKAEGRILYLKELLRTAKVGEAPTADAVSPGMVVTIYFDDDADDTETFLLGSREIASTTDLTVYSPESALGKAILGGKAGQTCTYTAPSGADIKVTVVKFEPFSG comes from the coding sequence GTGTCCACCAATGACAACGAGGCGCCCGCCACCTGGCTGTCCCAGGACGCGTACGACCGCCTGCAGGCCGAGCTCGACGAGCACATCGCCAACCGCCCGGTGATCGCCGCCGAGATCAACGCCCGGCGCGAGGAGGGCGACCTGCGGGAGAACGGTGGCTACCACGCCGCCCGCGAGGAGCAGGGCAAGGCCGAGGGTCGCATCCTCTACCTGAAGGAGCTGCTCCGCACGGCCAAGGTCGGCGAGGCCCCGACCGCCGACGCCGTGTCGCCCGGCATGGTCGTCACGATCTACTTCGACGACGACGCCGACGACACGGAGACCTTCCTGCTCGGCTCCCGCGAGATCGCCTCCACGACCGACCTCACCGTCTACAGCCCCGAGTCCGCGCTCGGCAAGGCGATCCTGGGCGGCAAGGCCGGCCAGACCTGCACCTACACGGCGCCCAGCGGCGCCGACATCAAGGTGACGGTGGTCAAGTTCGAGCCGTTCTCCGGCTGA
- a CDS encoding thioredoxin domain-containing protein, whose translation MNRLADATSPYLLQHADNPVDWWPWCDEAFAEAKRRDVPVLISVGYAACHWCHVMAHESFENEGVAQLMNDDFVCVKVDREERPDVDAVYMTATQAMTGQGGWPMTVFATPDGTPFFCGTYFPRANFIRLLGSVATAWRDQREAVLRQGAAVVEAIGGAQAVGGLTAPLTAELLDAAADQLASEYDETNGGFGGAPKFPPHMNLLFLLRHHQRTGSPRSLEIVRHTCEAMARGGLHDQLAGGFARYSVDGHWTVPHFEKMLYDNALLLRVYTQLWRLTGDRLARRVARDTARFLADELHRAGEGFASALDADTEGVEGRTYVWTPAQLVEVLGEEDGRFAADLFGVTEEGTFEHGTSVLRLARDVDDADPAVRRRWQEVVGRLLAARDTRAQPARDDKVVAAWNGLAITAIAEFQQVAALLATPDDEDANLMEGVTIVADGAMRDAAEHLAAVHVVDGRLRRVSRDKVVGEPAGVLEDYGCVAEAFCAMHQLTGEGRWLVLAGQLLDVALARFAAPDGGFYDTADDAERLVTRPADPTDNATPAGRSAIVAALVAYAALTGETRYREAADKALSTVAPIVARHARFTGYAATVGEALLSGPYEIAVVTDDPVGDPLVAAALRHAPPGAVVVAGSADQPGVPLLADRPALGGRPTAYVCRGFVCDRPVTTVEDLVAQLS comes from the coding sequence GTGAACCGACTCGCCGACGCCACCTCGCCCTACCTGCTCCAGCACGCCGACAACCCGGTCGACTGGTGGCCCTGGTGCGACGAGGCCTTCGCCGAGGCGAAGCGGCGCGACGTGCCGGTGCTCATCTCGGTCGGCTACGCGGCCTGCCACTGGTGCCACGTGATGGCACACGAGTCGTTCGAGAACGAGGGCGTCGCCCAGCTCATGAACGACGACTTCGTCTGCGTCAAGGTGGACCGCGAGGAGCGGCCCGACGTCGACGCCGTCTACATGACCGCCACGCAGGCGATGACCGGCCAGGGCGGCTGGCCCATGACGGTCTTCGCCACCCCGGACGGCACCCCGTTCTTCTGCGGCACCTACTTCCCGCGGGCGAACTTCATCCGGCTGCTCGGCTCGGTGGCCACCGCCTGGCGCGACCAGCGGGAGGCGGTGCTCCGCCAGGGCGCCGCCGTGGTCGAGGCGATCGGCGGCGCGCAGGCCGTGGGTGGCCTCACGGCCCCGCTCACCGCCGAGCTGCTGGACGCCGCCGCCGACCAGCTCGCCTCCGAGTACGACGAGACGAACGGCGGCTTCGGCGGCGCGCCCAAGTTCCCGCCGCACATGAACCTGCTCTTCCTGCTCCGGCACCACCAGCGCACCGGCTCCCCCCGCAGCCTGGAGATCGTCCGGCACACCTGCGAGGCGATGGCCCGCGGTGGCCTGCACGACCAGCTCGCCGGCGGCTTCGCCCGCTATTCCGTGGACGGGCACTGGACCGTGCCGCACTTCGAGAAGATGCTCTACGACAACGCCCTGCTGCTGCGGGTCTACACCCAGCTCTGGCGGCTCACCGGCGACCGGCTGGCCCGGCGGGTGGCCCGCGACACGGCCCGGTTCCTCGCCGACGAGCTGCACCGGGCCGGCGAGGGCTTCGCCTCGGCGCTGGACGCCGACACCGAGGGCGTCGAGGGCCGCACGTATGTCTGGACCCCGGCCCAGCTCGTCGAGGTGCTGGGCGAGGAGGACGGCCGCTTCGCGGCCGACCTGTTCGGGGTGACCGAGGAGGGCACCTTCGAGCACGGCACCAGCGTGCTCCGGCTCGCCCGGGACGTCGACGACGCCGACCCGGCGGTGCGCCGGCGCTGGCAGGAGGTGGTGGGCCGGCTGCTCGCCGCCCGCGACACCCGGGCCCAGCCGGCCCGGGACGACAAGGTCGTGGCGGCCTGGAACGGGCTGGCGATCACCGCGATCGCCGAGTTCCAGCAGGTCGCGGCGCTCCTGGCGACCCCCGACGACGAGGACGCCAACCTCATGGAGGGCGTCACCATCGTGGCCGACGGCGCGATGCGGGACGCCGCCGAGCACCTGGCGGCCGTGCACGTGGTGGACGGCCGGCTGCGCCGGGTCTCCCGGGACAAGGTCGTGGGGGAGCCGGCCGGCGTGCTGGAGGACTACGGCTGCGTGGCCGAGGCGTTCTGCGCGATGCACCAGCTGACCGGCGAGGGGCGCTGGCTCGTGCTGGCCGGGCAACTGCTCGACGTGGCGCTGGCCCGGTTCGCGGCGCCGGACGGCGGCTTCTACGACACCGCCGACGACGCCGAGCGCCTGGTCACCCGTCCGGCGGACCCGACCGACAACGCCACCCCGGCCGGTCGCTCGGCGATCGTCGCGGCGCTGGTCGCGTACGCGGCGTTGACGGGGGAGACCCGGTACCGCGAGGCGGCCGACAAGGCCCTGTCGACCGTCGCGCCGATCGTCGCCCGGCACGCGCGGTTCACCGGCTACGCGGCCACGGTGGGCGAGGCGCTGCTCTCCGGGCCGTACGAGATCGCCGTCGTCACCGACGACCCGGTGGGCGACCCGCTGGTGGCCGCCGCGCTCCGGCACGCCCCGCCCGGGGCCGTGGTGGTGGCGGGCAGCGCCGACCAGCCCGGTGTGCCGCTGCTGGCCGACCGGCCGGCGCTGGGCGGCCGGCCCACCGCGTACGTCTGCCGGGGGTTCGTCTGCGACCGCCCGGTGACCACGGTCGAGGACCTCGTCGCCCAGCTCAGCTGA
- the mca gene encoding mycothiol conjugate amidase Mca, protein MAEQLRLMAVHAHPDDESSKGAATMAKYVAEGVDVLVVTCTGGERGSVLNPKMDRPDVWANIGDIRRAEMDAARAILGIEQAWLGFVDSGLPEGDPLPPLPEGCFALEDVEVAAAPLVRLMRQFRPHVVTTYDEEGGYPHPDHIMTHKVTVAAFEAAGDPERHPELGEPWQPLKLYYDVGFSRAKIMALHEAMLAAGLESPYGDWMKRWEDRPDKGERITTRVDCAEYFPVRDDALRAHATQIDPDGFWFQVPMDLQQRAWPTEDFQLARSLVDSPLPESDLFAGVRETCRAR, encoded by the coding sequence GTGGCAGAACAGCTGCGGCTCATGGCGGTGCACGCCCATCCCGACGACGAGTCGAGCAAGGGTGCGGCCACCATGGCGAAATACGTCGCCGAGGGGGTGGATGTCCTGGTCGTCACCTGCACCGGCGGCGAGCGGGGCAGCGTGCTCAACCCCAAGATGGACCGGCCCGACGTGTGGGCCAACATCGGCGACATCCGGCGCGCCGAGATGGACGCGGCCCGGGCCATCCTCGGCATCGAGCAGGCCTGGCTCGGCTTCGTCGACTCGGGGCTGCCCGAGGGCGACCCGCTGCCGCCGCTGCCGGAGGGCTGCTTCGCCCTGGAGGACGTCGAGGTCGCGGCCGCCCCGCTCGTGCGGCTCATGCGCCAGTTCCGCCCGCACGTCGTCACGACGTACGACGAGGAGGGCGGCTACCCGCACCCCGACCACATCATGACCCACAAGGTGACCGTGGCCGCCTTCGAGGCCGCGGGTGACCCGGAGCGCCACCCCGAGCTGGGCGAGCCGTGGCAGCCGCTCAAGCTCTACTACGACGTGGGCTTCTCGCGGGCCAAGATCATGGCGCTGCACGAGGCGATGCTCGCCGCCGGCCTGGAGTCGCCGTACGGGGACTGGATGAAGCGCTGGGAGGACCGCCCCGACAAGGGCGAGCGGATCACCACCCGGGTCGACTGCGCCGAATACTTCCCGGTCCGCGACGACGCGCTGCGCGCCCACGCCACCCAGATCGACCCGGACGGCTTCTGGTTCCAGGTGCCGATGGATCTCCAGCAGCGCGCCTGGCCGACGGAGGACTTCCAGCTCGCCCGCTCGCTGGTCGACAGCCCGCTGCCCGAGTCCGACCTCTTCGCCGGGGTGCGCGAGACGTGCCGTGCCCGCTGA
- a CDS encoding putative bifunctional diguanylate cyclase/phosphodiesterase yields MGLRGTPVGVLLLTSAVAITAVVAAVVGLSVPAHLPADDPLPGPVRFGVAVVAFAVAQLARLRFRTASGMVSITWGEAALVVCLYLVPAGWLPAAALLGAGAAWTTMSLVADRRPALELVRIAGSLAAATALAAAVASALGRPLLAALTPELALALTAGAVVYLLTSAWLGGAGLALRHGIPIGPPLLAALRGKLLMFVGNVAVGLVVVTLLELDARWLLLLPPPLWLLQQTYRHRLRADQERRTWRAFAEATAALNQLDERGVATAAVTGALTLFGAELVEVDVARGDGRWRRYRADTGAQVRDREVEPPSATGSGEHELVRRLAVGSAEVGRLRVQFPRSAPPSAREEDGVAAFGDALAAALHDAATHRELRLVTARSSYEAVHDQLTGLLNRAALLAKGDQALRQRAHDHPVALLLLDINQFKEVNDTLGHAAGDQLLRLAASRLSTLARPGDLLGRLGGDEFALLLTTVPVVDDRAAPMAYALRQAREIAERLAAPTEVAGVRMSVEVAVGVVVADAGTADLTELLRRADIAMYQAKEGGGSVAAYDSSRDAASTDHLALLAELREALAADDQLVLALQPAVDLATGAPTGVEALIRWRHPRRGWLGPADFIRPVENSEQLGSFTRYVLDKALAVAADWAREGLDIPISVNLSARSLLDPRLPAEIGEALRRHQVPPHRLVLEITETVVMSELEVIDEVLATLRAMGVQLAVDDFGTGFSSLTFLTRIAVDELKVDRSFVIRMADSPEAAAIVRTTVGLAHELGLRVVAEGVETAEQRTALAELGCTAAQGYHFFKPMPADKIGAVLGSLLDTARGNVFPLRADGAS; encoded by the coding sequence CTGGGCCTCCGCGGCACGCCGGTCGGAGTGCTCCTGCTGACCTCGGCCGTCGCGATCACCGCTGTGGTGGCGGCCGTGGTCGGCCTCAGCGTCCCCGCGCACCTGCCGGCGGACGACCCGCTGCCCGGTCCCGTCCGGTTCGGCGTCGCCGTCGTGGCGTTCGCCGTGGCCCAGCTCGCCCGGCTGCGGTTCCGCACCGCCTCGGGCATGGTCAGCATCACCTGGGGCGAGGCGGCCCTCGTCGTCTGTCTCTACCTGGTGCCGGCCGGCTGGCTGCCGGCCGCGGCCCTGCTCGGCGCCGGCGCCGCGTGGACCACCATGTCCCTGGTCGCCGACCGTCGCCCCGCGCTGGAACTGGTCCGGATCGCCGGTTCGCTGGCCGCCGCCACCGCGCTCGCCGCCGCCGTCGCCAGCGCGCTCGGCCGCCCGCTGCTCGCCGCGCTCACCCCCGAGCTGGCCCTCGCCCTGACCGCCGGCGCGGTCGTCTACCTGCTCACGAGCGCCTGGCTGGGCGGCGCCGGCCTGGCCCTGCGGCACGGCATCCCCATCGGGCCGCCGCTGCTCGCCGCGCTCCGGGGCAAGTTGCTCATGTTCGTGGGTAACGTGGCGGTCGGCCTGGTCGTGGTCACCCTGCTGGAGCTCGACGCGCGCTGGCTGCTGCTCCTGCCGCCGCCGCTCTGGCTGCTCCAGCAGACCTACCGGCACCGGCTCCGCGCCGACCAGGAGCGGCGCACCTGGCGGGCCTTCGCCGAGGCCACCGCCGCGCTCAACCAGCTCGACGAGCGCGGGGTGGCGACCGCCGCCGTGACCGGGGCGCTCACCCTGTTCGGCGCCGAGCTGGTCGAGGTGGACGTGGCCCGGGGCGACGGCCGCTGGCGCCGCTATCGAGCGGACACCGGCGCGCAGGTGCGCGACCGGGAGGTGGAGCCGCCGTCGGCCACCGGGTCGGGCGAGCACGAGCTGGTCCGGCGGCTCGCCGTGGGCAGCGCCGAGGTCGGCCGGCTCCGGGTCCAGTTCCCCCGGTCCGCTCCGCCCAGCGCCCGCGAGGAGGACGGCGTCGCGGCGTTCGGCGACGCGCTGGCCGCCGCCCTGCACGACGCCGCGACCCACCGCGAGCTGCGGCTGGTCACCGCCCGCTCGTCGTACGAGGCGGTGCACGACCAGCTCACCGGGCTGCTCAACCGGGCCGCCCTGCTGGCCAAGGGCGACCAGGCGCTGCGGCAGCGCGCCCACGACCACCCCGTGGCGTTGCTGCTGCTCGACATCAACCAGTTCAAAGAGGTCAACGACACGCTGGGGCACGCGGCCGGGGACCAGCTGCTGCGGCTGGCCGCGAGCCGGCTCTCCACCCTGGCCCGGCCGGGCGACCTGCTGGGGCGGCTCGGCGGCGACGAGTTCGCCCTGCTGCTGACGACGGTTCCGGTGGTCGACGACCGCGCCGCCCCGATGGCGTACGCGCTGCGCCAGGCCCGGGAGATCGCCGAAAGGCTGGCCGCGCCGACCGAGGTGGCCGGGGTGCGCATGTCGGTCGAGGTGGCGGTCGGCGTGGTGGTCGCCGACGCGGGCACCGCCGACCTGACCGAGCTGCTGCGCCGGGCCGACATCGCCATGTACCAGGCGAAGGAGGGCGGCGGCAGCGTCGCCGCGTACGACAGCTCGCGCGACGCGGCGAGCACCGACCACCTGGCGCTGCTCGCGGAGCTGCGGGAGGCCCTGGCGGCCGACGACCAGCTGGTGCTGGCGTTGCAGCCCGCGGTGGACCTGGCCACCGGCGCCCCGACCGGGGTGGAGGCGCTGATCCGCTGGCGGCATCCACGCCGGGGCTGGCTCGGCCCGGCGGACTTCATCCGCCCGGTGGAGAACAGCGAGCAGCTCGGCAGCTTCACCCGGTACGTGCTGGACAAGGCCCTCGCCGTGGCGGCCGACTGGGCGCGCGAGGGGCTGGACATCCCGATCTCGGTGAACCTGTCGGCGCGCAGCCTGCTCGACCCGCGGCTGCCCGCCGAGATCGGCGAGGCGTTGCGCCGCCACCAGGTCCCGCCGCACCGCCTGGTCCTGGAGATCACCGAGACGGTGGTGATGAGCGAGCTGGAGGTCATCGACGAGGTGCTGGCCACCCTGCGTGCCATGGGCGTGCAGCTCGCCGTCGACGACTTCGGCACGGGGTTCTCCTCGCTGACCTTCCTGACCCGCATCGCCGTCGACGAGCTGAAGGTCGACCGTTCCTTCGTGATCCGGATGGCCGACTCCCCGGAGGCGGCGGCGATCGTGCGGACCACCGTGGGGCTCGCCCACGAGCTGGGGCTGCGGGTGGTGGCCGAGGGCGTGGAGACCGCCGAGCAGCGGACGGCCCTGGCCGAGCTCGGCTGCACGGCCGCCCAGGGCTACCACTTCTTCAAGCCGATGCCGGCGGACAAGATCGGGGCGGTGCTGGGGTCCCTGCTGGACACCGCACGCGGCAACGTCTTCCCGCTCCGCGCCGACGGCGCCTCCTGA
- the purE gene encoding 5-(carboxyamino)imidazole ribonucleotide mutase, whose product MSTVGLIMGSDSDWPTMRAAAEALDEFGVPYEVGVVSAHRTPVKMIEYGRAAADRGVKVIIAGAGGAAHLPGMVASVTPLPVIGVPVPLKYLDGMDSLLSIVQMPAGVPVATVSIGNARNAGLLAVRILGASDPALRDRMAAYQASLEDLVAEKERALRASLT is encoded by the coding sequence GTGAGCACCGTCGGGCTGATCATGGGCAGCGACTCCGACTGGCCGACGATGCGGGCGGCGGCGGAGGCGCTGGACGAGTTCGGCGTGCCCTACGAGGTCGGCGTGGTGTCGGCGCACCGCACCCCGGTAAAGATGATCGAGTACGGGCGGGCCGCCGCCGACCGTGGCGTCAAGGTGATCATCGCCGGGGCGGGCGGTGCCGCGCACCTGCCCGGCATGGTCGCCTCGGTCACCCCGCTGCCGGTGATCGGCGTGCCGGTGCCGCTGAAGTACCTCGACGGCATGGACTCGCTGCTCTCCATCGTGCAGATGCCGGCCGGCGTCCCGGTGGCCACGGTGTCGATCGGCAACGCCCGCAACGCCGGGCTGCTCGCCGTGCGCATCCTGGGCGCGTCCGACCCGGCGCTGCGCGACCGGATGGCCGCCTACCAGGCCAGCCTGGAGGACCTGGTCGCCGAGAAGGAACGGGCCCTCCGAGCCTCCCTCACCTGA
- the ilvA gene encoding threonine ammonia-lyase codes for MTELVGLADVQAARELLAGVTRTTPLEPSRPLSAALGGPAWLKCENVQRAGSYKVRGAYVRISRLSAEERQRGVVAASAGNHAQGVALAAGLVGAHATVFMPVNAPLPKVAATKGYGAQVELVGNTVDESLVAAQTFAERTGAVFIHPFDHRDVIAGQGTVALEILEQCPDVKTIVTGVGGGGLISGLAVAAKALRPDVRVIGVQAASAAAFPPSLKAGEPVRLPFFSTIADGIAVGRPGELTFTHVRKLVDEIVTVSEEDISRALLMLLERGKQVVEPAGAVGVAALLAGVVEVQAPVVAVLSGGNIDPLLMLRVIEHGLAAAGRYLRVTVRCTDRPGQLASLLGEIAEHRANVVDVVHQRANPHLRLGEVEVALSVETRGVEHSDTLISALRASGYQVVFAGEG; via the coding sequence ATGACGGAACTGGTCGGTCTCGCCGACGTACAGGCCGCGCGGGAACTGCTCGCCGGCGTCACCCGCACCACCCCGCTGGAGCCGTCCCGGCCGCTCAGCGCCGCGCTCGGTGGGCCGGCCTGGCTGAAGTGCGAGAACGTGCAGCGCGCCGGGTCGTACAAGGTGCGCGGCGCGTACGTGCGGATCTCCCGGCTCTCCGCCGAGGAACGGCAACGCGGGGTGGTGGCGGCCAGCGCCGGCAACCACGCCCAGGGTGTGGCGCTCGCCGCCGGACTGGTGGGCGCGCACGCCACGGTCTTCATGCCGGTCAACGCGCCGCTGCCGAAGGTGGCCGCCACGAAGGGGTACGGCGCCCAGGTCGAGCTTGTCGGCAACACGGTGGACGAATCGCTGGTCGCGGCGCAGACCTTCGCCGAGCGGACCGGGGCGGTGTTCATCCACCCGTTCGACCACCGGGACGTCATCGCCGGTCAGGGCACGGTGGCCCTGGAGATCCTCGAACAGTGCCCGGACGTGAAGACCATCGTGACCGGGGTGGGCGGCGGAGGCCTGATCTCCGGCCTGGCCGTGGCCGCCAAGGCGCTGCGCCCGGACGTACGTGTGATCGGGGTGCAGGCGGCCAGCGCGGCCGCCTTCCCGCCCTCGCTCAAGGCCGGGGAGCCGGTCCGGCTGCCCTTCTTCTCGACGATCGCCGACGGGATCGCGGTCGGCCGCCCCGGGGAGCTGACCTTCACCCACGTCCGCAAGCTGGTCGACGAGATCGTGACGGTCTCCGAGGAGGACATCTCCCGGGCGCTGCTGATGCTGCTGGAGCGCGGCAAGCAGGTGGTGGAGCCGGCTGGTGCGGTGGGCGTGGCGGCGCTGCTGGCCGGGGTCGTCGAGGTGCAGGCGCCGGTGGTGGCGGTGCTCTCCGGCGGCAACATCGACCCGCTGCTGATGCTGCGGGTCATCGAGCACGGCCTGGCGGCGGCCGGTCGCTACCTGCGGGTCACCGTCCGCTGCACGGACCGGCCGGGCCAGCTCGCCTCGCTGCTCGGCGAGATCGCCGAGCACCGGGCCAACGTGGTCGACGTGGTGCACCAGCGGGCCAACCCGCACCTGCGGCTCGGCGAGGTGGAGGTGGCGCTCTCGGTGGAGACCCGCGGCGTGGAGCACTCCGACACCCTCATCAGCGCCCTGCGGGCCAGCGGCTACCAGGTGGTCTTCGCCGGCGAGGGGTGA